The following nucleotide sequence is from Streptomyces pactum.
TCCACCCCGTGCATCGGGGCCGCCATGGCGGCCGGCAGCATGGAGGACGGGCCCGCCTTCCCCGGCTTCCAGGAGGGCGAGAACCCGTTCTGGGACCTGATCTCGGACTCCCTGGTCTACACCGTCTCGCCCGGGCTGAAGGCGGCCCAGGCGCCCAAGGACGTCTTCGTGCCCATCGGCGAGCTGAACCGGGTGTACCCCTGGGTGCAGGAACGCTTCCCCGTCCAGCTGGTCCGCGTCGGCCGGCTCCACCTCATCGGCATCCCGGGCGAGGTCACCATCGCCGCCGGGCTGCGGCTGCGCCGTACCGTCGCCCGGATCGCCGGGGTGGCGCTGGACGACGTCCTGGTCGCCGGGTACGCCAACGCCTACTTCCACTACGTCACCACCCCCGAGGAGTACGACGCCCAGCACTACGAGGGCGGCAGCACCCTCTTCGGCCGCTGGCAGCTGCCGGCGCTCCAGCAGACCGTCGCCGCGCTCGCCACCTCGCTGCGGGACGGCACCCCGCTGCCGGCCGGGGCGCCCGCGCCGGACCTGTCGGGCCGGCAGCTCACCCTGCAGCCGGGCGTGGTGCTGGACGCGCCGCCGCCGCTGCGGTCCTTCGGGGACGTCCTGGCGCAGCCGCGCGAGACCTACCGGGCCGGGGAGCGGGCCGAGGCGGTCTTCGCGGGCGCCCACCCGGGCAACGACCTGCACCGCGGCGGCAGTTACCTGGAGGTCCAGTGCCAGGACGGCGACGGCTGGCGCACCGTGGCCGACGACGGTGACTGGTCCACCCGCTTCCACTGGCGGCGGGACGGGATCGCCGCCTCCCGGGTCACGGTGACATGGGACATCCCGGCCGGGGTGCCGGCGGGCCACTACCGCATCCGCTACCACGGCGACGCCAAGGGCGTGACCGGCCGGATCACCCCGTTCACCGGGACCACCCGCGCCTTCGCCGTCCGCTGAGCGCCCGCCGCGCCCGGCCGCCGCCCCGGGCCCGTACCGCGGCCCGGTACCCACCCGTCCCCGCACCCCCGGCCCGGGCACCCGTCCGCGCCCGGCCGCGCGGGCCCGGCCCGCCGGGCGGTTCCGGCCGTCGGCCCCGCCTCGCCCCCGGGCGACGGGCCGGGGGCGAGGCCGCCCGGGTCGCCACCGCGCTCCCCGGTGTGCCGCGCCGTCCCCCGCGCCACCGGGTCCGCCGTGGGCCCCGGCCCGGGCCGCGGTCAGGCGGGGGCGTCGCCGCGCAGCACCGGTCCGAGGGCCCGCAGCACCTCCGGGTCCTCGATGGTGGACGGCGCGGGTTCGTCGCGGCCCTCGGCGATGGCGCGCATCGTCTTGCGCAGGATCTTCCCCGACCGGGTCTTGGGCAGCGCGTCCACCACCGACACCTGCCGGAACGCGGCGACCGGCCCGATCTCCCGGCGCACCGCCTCGATCAGCTCGGCGCGGAGCGTGGCCTCGTCGACATCGGCGCCCGCCTTGAGCACCACCAGGCCGCGCGGCAGCTGGCCCTTGAGGGTGTCCCGTACGCCGATGACGGCGCATTCGGCGACGGCCGGGTGGGCGGCGAGGACGGCCTCCATCACCCCGGTGGACAGCCGGTGCCCGGCCACGTTGATCACGTCGTCGGTGCGGCCCATCACGAACAGGTAGCCGTCCTCGTCGAGGTGACCGGAGTCCCCGGTCAGGTAGTACCCCTCGTAGCGGGAGAGGTACGCCTCGCGGTAGCGGTCGTCGTCCTGCCAGAGGGTGGGCAGCGTGCCGGGCGGCAGCGGCAGTCCGATGGCGATGGCGCCCTCGGTGCCGGGCGGGACCGGCTTGCCGTCCGGGTCCAGGACGCGCACGTCGTAACCGGGCACCGGGACGGTCGCGGAGCCCGGCTTGGCCGGCAGCGGTTCCAGGCCGCGCGGGTTGGCCGCGATCGGCCAGCCGGTCTCGGTCTGCCACCAGTGGTCCACCACCGGGACGCCGAGCCGGTCGTGAGCCCAGTGGTAGGTCTCGGGGTCCAGCCGCTCGCCGGCCAGGAAGAGGGTGCGGAACGACGACAGGTCGTGGCCGGCGGTCAGTTCGGCGCGCGGGTCCAGCCGCTTGATGGCGCGCAGCGCGGTCGGCGCGGTGAACAGCGCCTTGACCCGGTGCTCGGCGATGACCCGCCAGAAGGCGCCGGCGTCCGGGGTGCCGACCGGTTTCCCCTCGTAGAGGACGGTGGTGGCGCCGACCAGGAGCGGGCCGTAGACGATGTAGGAGTGGCCGACGACCCAGCCGACGTCGGAGGCGGTCCACCACACGTCGCCGGGCCCGATGTCGTAGACGGCGCCCATCGACCAGGCCAGTGCGACGGCGTGGCCGCCGGTGTCCCGGACCACGCCCTTGGGCCGGCCGGTGGTGCCGGAGGTGTAGAGGATGTACAGCGGGTCGGTGGCGGCGACCGGTACCGGCCCGGCCGGTTCGGCGCCGGCCAGCAGCTGGTGCCAGTCCCGGTCGCGGGGGCCCAGCTCCGCGCGGGCGGTCTCGCGCTGCAGCACCACGACGGTCTCCGGCCGGTGGGTGGTGGTCTCCAGGGCGGCGTCGACGATCGGCTTGTACTCCACCACCCGGGAGGGTTCGACGCCGCAGGAGGCGGCGATCACCACGCGGGGGCGGGCGTCGTCGATGCGGGCGGCCAGTTCCCTGGGGGCGAAGCCGCCGAACACCACCGAGTGCACCGCCCCGATCCGGGCGCAGGCCAGCATGGCGACCACCGCCTCGGGGACCATCGGCATGTAGATCACCACCCGGTCGCCCCTGCCGACCCCCAGACCGCGCAGCGCGCCGGCGCAGCGGGCCACCTCGTCGCGCAACTCCCGGAAGCTGTACCGGCGTCCGTCGCCGGTGACCGGGGAGTCCCAGATCAGCGCGGTCCGCTCGCCGTGGCCCGCGGCGATGTGCCGGTCCAGCGCGTTGTACGAGGTGTTCAGCTCACCGTCGGGGAACCAGCGGTACAGCGGTGCCCGGGCGGCGTCCAGGGCGCGGGTCGGCTTCCGGGTCCAGTCGATGGCCTCGGCCGCCTCCAGCCAGAACCCCTCGGGGTCGGTCAGGCTGCGCCGGTAGGTGTCGGCATACGCTCCCATGTCGGGCCTTTCGTGATCGGGGTGGCGGGCGCCGCGGCCGTCCCGCCGCGTCGCTCATGCCCGCTCCACTCCCCCGCCGGCCCGTCCGGCACACCCGGCGCCGGGGCGCCCGTGGCACGCGAGGCGGCCACCGGCGCCCGGCCGGGGTGTATCAGGGGACCTCGGGGAGTTCCAGGTCCGGGGTGGGGACGTCGATGTCCGGCGTCGGCACCGACGGCAGATCGGTGGGCACGCCGCTCTCCTTGAGCTGCTCCTCCACGATCTCCTTGACGATGCGCTCCCGCTCCTTCTCGTCCAGGCCGTTGCAAGCGCTGGGGTTCTCCTTGGACGCCGAGGCGCCCTCCTTCATCCGTTCGGCAACGGCCTTCTTGCAGGCCGCCGGGTCCGAGCTGTCGGAGTCGTCGCTGCAGGCGCCGAGTGACAGCACGAGCGCCGCGGCTATCGCGGCGATGGGCAGGGCACGCATGGTTTCCCCCTGTGTTGCGGTGTGCGGTGTGCGGGCGAACTGTATCGGTTATCGCACCTGACGTGCCGCCGGCCGGTTCCCGCCCGGCCGGGCCGGCCCCTCGGGGGACGTTGCTCGTACACCCGAAGTGGCCCATGGCGCCCGCGACTCACCGTGTCATCACTCCATCGAGCTACCGGTCGGGGCATCAGCACCGCCGGCCCGGGCCACCGGCATAAGGTGCCGTCACCCGTGAACGGTCCAGTCGTCGCGCCCCTCCCGGGCGGGGCAGGACGCGGCCTGCTCCGGCCGCGCCCCTTCCGGGACGGGGCCCCGGGACATCCGCCGCGGGCCGGGGCCACACCGGACGGAACCCGCCCCGGAGCCTGCGCCGGCACGCCGGCCGCGGCGGGACCCGGTGCCCAGCGCCCCCGCGTACGTCATGGACGTTCAGCCTTCGCCAAGGGAGCTGCCATGAACGCCAGCGCCACCCCCGCACCCGAGCCCGTCTCCCCCGCGCCCTCGCCCGGCCTCGCATCGGATGCCGCGCCCCCCGCCCGGCCCGGCGCCGGATGCCGCGCCTCCCGCGGCCCAGGGCCGCACCGGACTCCCCGCGCCGGACTCCGCCGCCCACCGGGCTCCGGGTTCCGAAGGCGCCGCGAGCCGGCGCCGCTTCCTGACCGCCGCCGGCGCCGCCGGGGCCGCCGCACTCACCGCCGGCCCGGCCGCCGCCGCGGTGCGCGCCCCCGGCCGGCGGCGGGCCGCCGCCCGCACCGTCGCCGTGTTCGGCGGCGGGGTCGCCGGCCTGACCGCCGCGCACGAACTGGCCGAGCGCGGCTACCGGGTCACCGTGTACGAGCGGAAGCCCACCGGACTCGGCGGCAAGGCGCGCAGCATGGACGTCCCCGGCACCGGGACCGGCGGTCGGCGACCGCTCCCCGGGGAGCACGGGTTCCGGTTCTTCCCCGGCTTCTACCTCAACCTTCCGGAGACCCTCAGCCGCATCCCGTTCCCGGGCAACCGCAACGGCTGCAAGGACAACCTGGTCGATGCCACGGAGGAGCTGGTCGTCCGCACCGGGGGCCGGCCGGACCTGCGCTTCCCGTTCCGCACGCTCGACGCCCCGCCGGTTGTGATCACCCCGGAGGCGCTGCTGGACATCCTGACCGGGCTGCTCGACACGGCCGCGCGGCTGCCGGCCACCGAGGTGGCGTACTTCGCCGAACGGCTGCTGGTCTACCTCACCAGCTGCGAGCGGCGGCGGACGGAGGAGTGGGAACGGACCCGGTGGTGGGAGTACATCCGGGCGGACCGGATGTCGTCGGACTACCAGCGGCTGCTGGCGATCGGGCTGACCCGCAACATCGTGGCCACCAAGGCGGAGGAGGCCAGCGCGCACACCGTGGCGCACGTCTTCGAGGCGTTCGTCTTCAACCTGCTGGGCCGCGGCAACGACGGGCAGCCGGACCGGGTGCTCAACGCGCCCACCAACGAGGCGTGGATCGACCCCTGGCTGAGCCATCTGCGGACGCTGGGGGTGGAGTTCGTGACCGGTGCGCCGCTGACCCGGCTGGAGTACCGGGACGGGGAGATCACCGGGGCGCTCGTCGGTGGTCCCGGCGCGAGCCGTACGGTCACCGCCGACCACTACCTCAGCGCCATGCCGGTGGAGCACGCCCGGCCCACCTGGACGCCGGAGCTGCGGGCGGCGGACCCCCAGCTGGACCGGTGCTCGGCGCTGCGCACCGACTGGATGACCGGGATCCAGTTCTACCTGCGGGAGCCGCTGCCGATCGTCCACGGGCACGTCAACCACGTGGACTCGCCCTGGTCGATCACCTCCATCAGCCAGGCGCAGATGTGGCCGGGGCGCGACATGACCGCCGACTACGGGGACGGCACGGTCGCCGACTGCCTCTCCACCATCGTCTCGGAGTGGGACGAGCCCGGCATCCTGTACGGCAGGACGGCCAAGGAGTGCACCAAGGAGGAGGTGGTCAGGGAGGTCTGGGCGCAGATGAAGGCCGGGCTCCACGACCGTGGCCGGCCGGTGCTCCGCGACGAGCTGGTCCACTCGTGGTTCATGGACCCGGCGGTGGACGGGATCGGCGGGCCGAACCCCACCAACGACGAACAGCTCCTGATCCACCCGGCCGGCACGCTGCACCACCGCCCCACCTCCCGCACCGCCGTCGGCAACTTCTTCCTCGCGGGCGACTACGTGCGCAACGACATGGACCTGGCCACCATGGAGGGCGCGAACGAGACCGGGCGGCAGGCGGTCAACGCACTGCTGGACGCGGACGGTTCGAGCGCCGAACGCTGCCGCGTCCAAACCCTCCACCAGCCGCCGGAGCTCGCGCGGCTGAAGCGGACCGACGAGGCGCGCTTCAACCTGGGGCTGCGCAACCTCTTCGACGTGGGGTAGCCCGCTCCCGCCGCGGGCGAGCGTCCGCGGCGCCGGCCGGTGCCGCCCGGTGTGCGGTGGCCGGTCATCGCACACCGGGCACGGCGGGAGGGGCGCCGGCAGGGGGACAGGGAGCGCCAGGGACGGCTGCCGCCGGGCACGGGAAGGCCGGTGCGGAGGGAGCGGATGCGGGCGGGCGAGGGCACCGGCACGGGGTACCGGCGCGGGGGCCGCGAGGAAGGGTCCGGGCGGGGGGGTGCCGGGCGGAGGGTCCGGGTGGGGGTGCCGGGCCGGGGACCGCCACCGGTCCGGCACCACGCCGCCGCGGATACGGCCGGAAAGAGTCTCCCCGCCGGCGGCCCCCGGCCGGTTGAGTGAGGCGCTCCTCACCACTCCTTCACCCCATCTCACGACGGGAGACACATCCGTGATGCGCATGCGCACAGCAGGGCTCGTCCTTCTGGCTCCGGCGGCCTGGCTGGCGCTGGCCGCCTCGCCGGCCGCGGCGGCCCCCGGCGAGGTACAGACGGTCTGCGCCAGCACCCTGACCCCCAGCGGATGGGTGGACGTGAGCTGGGGCAACAGCATCTCGTGCGGCAGTACCACCGCTCCGAACATCAAGCAGATCAAGCAGCTGACCGGGCTGCCGGTGGGCACGACGGTCAACGCGTGCGCGTCCACCTACCAGCCCGCGGGCTGGGTGCAGGTCAGCACGTACTACAGCAGCAGCTGCCGCTACTCCGTCGTCCCCAGCCTGGAGCCCAACGCCTGGACGCTCAAGCGCGTGTCGTGACCCGGCGGCCGGCAGCCCGGTGACCGGGCCGTCGGCCACCGGGCTGCCGGTCACCGGCCGGGCGGGGCGTGGCCGGCCCCGCCCGGCCGGTCCGCGTGCTGCTGCCGCCCGCGGTTACCGCGCCTCCCGCGGTTCCGTCCCGGTCAGCTGGTACAGCTCCGGCACGGAGACCTTGATCGGTTCCTGGGTGGTGCGCGCGATCACCACCACCACGGGCTCCTCCGGGTCCGGGTTCTCCTCGCGGTGCGGGACGAACGGGGGGACGTACACGAAGTCGCCGGGCCCGGCCTCGATCCGCACCTCCCGCTCACCGTCGTGGTAGACGAACACGGGGTGGCCGCTGACCACGTA
It contains:
- a CDS encoding propionyl-CoA synthetase — protein: MGAYADTYRRSLTDPEGFWLEAAEAIDWTRKPTRALDAARAPLYRWFPDGELNTSYNALDRHIAAGHGERTALIWDSPVTGDGRRYSFRELRDEVARCAGALRGLGVGRGDRVVIYMPMVPEAVVAMLACARIGAVHSVVFGGFAPRELAARIDDARPRVVIAASCGVEPSRVVEYKPIVDAALETTTHRPETVVVLQRETARAELGPRDRDWHQLLAGAEPAGPVPVAATDPLYILYTSGTTGRPKGVVRDTGGHAVALAWSMGAVYDIGPGDVWWTASDVGWVVGHSYIVYGPLLVGATTVLYEGKPVGTPDAGAFWRVIAEHRVKALFTAPTALRAIKRLDPRAELTAGHDLSSFRTLFLAGERLDPETYHWAHDRLGVPVVDHWWQTETGWPIAANPRGLEPLPAKPGSATVPVPGYDVRVLDPDGKPVPPGTEGAIAIGLPLPPGTLPTLWQDDDRYREAYLSRYEGYYLTGDSGHLDEDGYLFVMGRTDDVINVAGHRLSTGVMEAVLAAHPAVAECAVIGVRDTLKGQLPRGLVVLKAGADVDEATLRAELIEAVRREIGPVAAFRQVSVVDALPKTRSGKILRKTMRAIAEGRDEPAPSTIEDPEVLRALGPVLRGDAPA
- a CDS encoding hydroxysqualene dehydroxylase, whose amino-acid sequence is MTAAGAAGAAALTAGPAAAAVRAPGRRRAAARTVAVFGGGVAGLTAAHELAERGYRVTVYERKPTGLGGKARSMDVPGTGTGGRRPLPGEHGFRFFPGFYLNLPETLSRIPFPGNRNGCKDNLVDATEELVVRTGGRPDLRFPFRTLDAPPVVITPEALLDILTGLLDTAARLPATEVAYFAERLLVYLTSCERRRTEEWERTRWWEYIRADRMSSDYQRLLAIGLTRNIVATKAEEASAHTVAHVFEAFVFNLLGRGNDGQPDRVLNAPTNEAWIDPWLSHLRTLGVEFVTGAPLTRLEYRDGEITGALVGGPGASRTVTADHYLSAMPVEHARPTWTPELRAADPQLDRCSALRTDWMTGIQFYLREPLPIVHGHVNHVDSPWSITSISQAQMWPGRDMTADYGDGTVADCLSTIVSEWDEPGILYGRTAKECTKEEVVREVWAQMKAGLHDRGRPVLRDELVHSWFMDPAVDGIGGPNPTNDEQLLIHPAGTLHHRPTSRTAVGNFFLAGDYVRNDMDLATMEGANETGRQAVNALLDADGSSAERCRVQTLHQPPELARLKRTDEARFNLGLRNLFDVG
- a CDS encoding cupin domain-containing protein, with amino-acid sequence MTTHAPHGSGSAPETGGQELPVNRVRHVRSGELDGYAAISGGMVGSRKLWMGMVENPPASSTDNHHHGDSEAGVYVVSGHPVFVYHDGEREVRIEAGPGDFVYVPPFVPHREENPDPEEPVVVVIARTTQEPIKVSVPELYQLTGTEPREAR